In Humulus lupulus chromosome 7, drHumLupu1.1, whole genome shotgun sequence, the following are encoded in one genomic region:
- the LOC133789334 gene encoding UPF0481 protein At3g47200-like, whose product MENILFGNSNSSTKDLTNNVKVDLDSLPRLSGNRCIYRVPKRLRCVNDKAYTPQVVSIGPLHHGAEGLKSMEEHKMRFLRDYIKRTEVDLEYYVSIVKNQEEKLRSCYAEHIGFSSDEFVKIILVDAVFIIELILKHDPRACETNEPNYVMESPWMVDDIMPDLLLLENQLPLFILEDLYYPKTVTYDGMTLSFASLSKLLFTNLLDPEPSKTNFFNPDSNKENSLLNHLIDLLINSAVPKKPQFGELAEGKALSLPTATKLHQAGVKFEVSKGKKLLDIQFSNGVLQIPKLRIVDSATEAKIRNLIAFEQCHDRVNRCVSHYVVLMGSLVDKSEDVELLVKFEIIENRIGDNNRVVTLMNKLGDGVQWDHKKFMFAEIFSQLIEHYKNPWNNHKANLKQNYFNSPWKTLSVIAASLLLILTFIQTVCSIISVVEG is encoded by the coding sequence ATGGAAAACATCCTTTTCGGAAACTCAAACTCATCAACTAAGGACTTAACTAATAATGTGAAGGTGGACTTAGATTCATTGCCTCGCTTATCTGGAAACCGTTGTATATACCGAGTTCCCAAGCGGCTAAGGTGTGTGAATGACAAGGCCTACACACCCCAGGTGGTTTCCATAGGCCCACTTCACCACGGCGCTGAAGGTTTGAAATCAATGGAAGAACATAAGATGAGATTCCTACGTGATTATATTAAACGCACAGAGGTAGACTTGGAGTATTACGTAAGTATCGTAAAGAATCAAGAAGAGAAATTGCGTAGTTGTTACGCAGAACATATCGGATTCTCAAGTGATGAGTTTGTAAAGATTATTCTGGTAGATGCTGTCTTCATCATTGAGCTCATTTTAAAGCACGATCCTCGCGCGTGTGAGACCAACGAGCCCAATTATGTCATGGAAAGCCCTTGGATGGTGGACGACATCATGCCTGATTTGTTGTTGCTTGAGAATCAGCTGCCTTTATTCATCCTTGAGGATCTTTATTACCCAAAAACTGTAACTTACGATGGTATGACTCTTTCATTCGCTTCGCTTTCCAAATTACTCTTCACTAATTTATTAGACCCTGAACcatcaaaaactaattttttcaacCCTGATTCAAATAAGGAAAATTCattattaaatcatttaattgATTTATTGATAAATTCTGCTGTCCCCAAGAAGCCACAATTTGGAGAACTGGCGGAAGGTAAGGCATTGAGCCTTCCAACCGCAACAAAGCTACACCAAGCTGGAGTTAAGTTCGAGGTGAGCAAAGGCAAGAAGCTGCTTGACATCCAATTCTCCAATGGAGTGTTGCAAATTCCAAAACTGAGAATTGTTGACTCTGCTACTGAAGCTAAAATCAGAAACTTAATTGCCTTTGAACAATGTCATGATAGGGTAAATAGATGCGTTTCCCATTATGTTGTGCTCATGGGCAGCCTTGTTGATAAGTCCGAGGATGTGGAATTGCTTGTGAAATTTGAAATTATAGAGAATCGTATAGGAGACAACAACCGGGTGGTTACTTTGATGAACAAGCTGGGTGATGGGGTTCAATGGGATCACAAAAAGTTCATGTTTGCCGAAATATTTAGTCAACTTATTGAGCACTATAAAAACCCCTGGAACAATCACAAGGCCAACTTGAAACAAAACTACTTCAACTCACCTTGGAAAACTCTTTCCGTGATCGCAGCTTCTTTACTCCTTATTCTCACCTTCATACAAACAGTTTGCTCTATTATCTCTGTTGTTGAAGGCTAG
- the LOC133792690 gene encoding UPF0481 protein At3g47200-like has product MENILFGKSNSSTTKDLTNNVKVELERLPRLSANRCIYRVPKGLRSVNEKAYTPQVVSIGPLHHGAEDLKSMEEHKMRFLRDYLKRTEVDLDYYVSIVKNQEEKLRSFYAEHIGFSSDEFVKIILVDAVFIIEFILKHDPQACETNEPNYVMEKPWMVDDIKFVLK; this is encoded by the coding sequence ATGGAAAACATCCTTTTCGGAAAATCAAACTCATCAACTACTAAGGACTTAACTAATAATGTGAAGGTGGAGTTAGAAAGATTGCCTCGCTTATCTGCTAACCGTTGTATTTACCGAGTTCCCAAGGGGCTAAGGTCTGTGAATGAGAAGGCCTACACACCCCAGGTGGTTTCCATAGGCCCACTTCACCATGGCGCTGAAGATTTGAAATCAATGGAAGAACATAAGATGAGATTCCTACGTGATTATCTTAAACGCACAGAGGTAGACTTGGACTATTACGTAAGTATCGTAAAGAATCAAGAAGAAAAATTGCGTAGCTTTTACGCAGAACATATCGGATTCTCAAGTGATGAGTTTGTCAAGATTATTCTGGTAGATGCTGTCTTCATCATTGAGTTCATTTTAAAGCACGATCCACAGGCGTGTGAGACCAACGAGCCCAATTATGTCATGGAAAAACCTTGGATGGTGGATGACATAAAAtttgtgttgaaatag